A stretch of Bacillus pseudomycoides DNA encodes these proteins:
- a CDS encoding ectonucleotide pyrophosphatase/phosphodiesterase — protein MENPLTNHVIILSFDCLSALDFPILQELPHFRSLIEQGAIAKKVEAIYPSVTYPSHATIVTGNYPNKHGVVNNTLLQPGRESPDWHWYRHSIKGTTLYDEARKANFTTAALLWPVTGRAKIDYNLPEIFPNRPWQNQVLVSLFSGSPLYQLDLNRRFGHIRNGLSQPELDDFVLASAVYTIQTKRPNVMFVHFTDLDTQRHYHGFSSPETRAAIQRHDERLGNIIKALKEAGMYEESTIIALGDHSALSENKTIQLNVLFYQKGLISVNQNEKLTAWDAYCQSCDGSAYVYVKDKNDIQTIQTVQHLLEELLQDKQNGIEFILHDEDAKEHGADENCLFMLEAREGYYFTENYTGAFIKEITEKDVTSSKKYTFGTHGYSPTKPNYETIFMAAGKGVRQGAIIPYMRLIDEGPTIARLLGLHLGETDGTVIEDLLQL, from the coding sequence ATGGAAAATCCATTAACAAATCATGTAATCATTTTATCTTTTGACTGCTTATCAGCTTTAGATTTTCCTATATTACAAGAACTTCCTCATTTTCGCTCTTTAATAGAACAAGGTGCAATTGCCAAAAAAGTAGAAGCTATTTATCCTTCTGTAACGTATCCAAGCCACGCCACTATTGTAACTGGTAATTATCCTAACAAGCATGGTGTTGTAAACAATACATTACTTCAGCCTGGAAGGGAATCACCAGATTGGCATTGGTACCGTCATTCTATTAAAGGAACGACATTATATGACGAGGCAAGAAAAGCCAATTTTACAACCGCTGCCCTTCTATGGCCTGTTACAGGAAGAGCAAAAATTGACTATAACTTACCTGAAATCTTTCCAAACAGACCATGGCAAAATCAAGTCCTTGTTTCACTTTTTAGCGGAAGCCCTTTGTATCAACTAGATTTAAATCGTCGTTTTGGCCATATTAGAAATGGATTATCACAACCTGAGCTTGATGATTTTGTCCTCGCTTCTGCTGTATACACCATTCAAACAAAAAGACCTAATGTTATGTTTGTGCATTTTACAGATTTAGATACACAAAGGCATTATCACGGATTTTCTTCTCCAGAAACAAGGGCTGCTATTCAAAGACACGATGAAAGACTCGGGAATATTATCAAAGCATTAAAAGAAGCTGGTATGTATGAAGAAAGTACAATTATTGCTCTCGGTGATCATAGCGCTCTTAGTGAGAATAAAACTATTCAATTAAATGTTCTTTTCTATCAAAAAGGACTCATTTCAGTAAATCAAAATGAAAAATTAACAGCTTGGGACGCTTATTGTCAAAGCTGTGATGGCTCTGCTTACGTGTATGTAAAGGATAAGAATGATATCCAAACTATACAAACTGTACAACACCTTCTTGAAGAACTTCTTCAGGATAAACAAAACGGAATTGAATTTATACTCCATGATGAAGATGCAAAAGAACATGGAGCTGATGAAAACTGTCTTTTCATGCTTGAGGCAAGAGAAGGCTATTACTTTACTGAAAACTATACAGGAGCTTTTATAAAAGAGATTACAGAAAAAGATGTAACTTCCAGTAAAAAATACACATTTGGTACGCATGGATATTCTCCTACAAAACCAAATTATGAAACGATCTTTATGGCGGCTGGGAAAGGCGTTCGCCAAGGAGCAATCATTCCATATATGCGTCTCATCGATGAAGGACCAACTATTGCTCGATTGCTCGGATTACATCTTGGTGAGACTGACGGAACTGTAATAGAGGATTTACTTCAATTGTAA
- a CDS encoding YesK-like family protein — protein MNGMSGFEVFFIIGAATILVVFAVSFLLKKQFPKRSFDIIFALILILLCLAFFPVTIFAIGGWDGMGYGIACFFVLVGTIIGMITHQIVKLFRKTYV, from the coding sequence ATGAATGGCATGAGTGGATTTGAAGTGTTTTTTATAATTGGAGCGGCAACAATTCTTGTTGTATTTGCTGTTTCATTTTTATTAAAGAAGCAATTTCCAAAGAGGTCGTTTGATATTATATTTGCACTTATTTTAATTCTTCTTTGTTTAGCTTTCTTTCCGGTTACCATCTTCGCTATTGGTGGATGGGATGGAATGGGTTATGGTATTGCATGTTTCTTTGTTTTAGTGGGAACAATCATCGGTATGATTACCCATCAAATTGTGAAACTCTTTCGAAAAACATATGTGTAG